Proteins encoded together in one Corvus hawaiiensis isolate bCorHaw1 chromosome 15, bCorHaw1.pri.cur, whole genome shotgun sequence window:
- the LRRTM2 gene encoding leucine-rich repeat transmembrane neuronal protein 2 isoform X2 — protein sequence MHPPMYSKEWLSSLHPELFYGLRKLQTLHLRSNSLRTIPVRLFWDCRSLEFLDLSTNRLRSLARNGFAGLIKLRELHLEHNQLTKINFAHFLRLSSLHTLFLQWNKISNLTCGMEWTWGTLTKLDLTGNEIKAIDLTVFETMPNLKTLLMDNNKLTTLDSKILSSLTSLTTVGLSGNLWECSPKICALATWLSGFQGRWEHSILCHSPDHTQGEDILDAVYGFQLCWNLSTVVTPVATTSYTAPTTEYTKRISSSHFHVGDKEIPTTAGMVVTTEEQFPEPNNAIFTQRVITGTMALLFSFFFIIFIVFISRKCCPPTLRRIRQCSMIQNHRQLRSQTRLHMANMSDQGPYNEYEPTHEGPFIIINGYGQCKCQQLPYKECEV from the exons ATGCACCCTCCAATGTACTCAAAAGAATGG TTATCCTCTCTGCACCCCGAGCTCTTCTACGGCCTTCGCAAGCTACAGACCTTGCACTTGCGATCCAACTCCCTGCGGACCATCCCGGTCCGCCTGTTCTGGGACTGTCGTAGCCTGGAATTCCTGGATTTGAGCACAAACCGCTTGCGAAGTTTGGCTCGCAATGGATTTGCGGGATTAATCAAGCTGAGGGAGCTTCACCTAGAGCACAACCAGCTGACAAAGATTAATTTTGCTCACTTCCTCCGGCTGAGCAGCCTGCACACGCTCTTCTTGCAGTGGAACAAAATTAGCAACTTGACATGTGGGATGGAGTGGACCTGGGGCACCTTAACAAAGCTTGATTTGACTGGAAACGAAATCAAAGCCATCGACCTCACTGTCTTTGAAACTATGCCTAACCTTAAAACCCTCCTCATGGATAACAACAAGCTCACCACTCTGGATTCCAAGATCCTGAGCTCGCTGACATCCCTCACCACCGTGGGCCTCTCCGGCAATCTGTGGGAATGCAGCCCAAAGATCTGCGCCTTGGCCACATGGTTGAGTGGCTTCCAAGGTCGGTGGGAGCACTCCATCCTCTGCCACAGCCCCGACCACACCCAGGGAGAGGATATTCTGGATGCAGTGTATGGTTTTCAGCTTTGCTGGAATTTATCGACTGTGGTTACCCCCGTGGCTACGACGTCGTACACAGCTCCAACTACCGAGTACACGAAAAGAATAAGCTCTTCTCATTTCCATGTGGGAGACAAAGAGATTCCAACTACGGCGGGCATGGTCGTTACCACCGAAGAACAGTTCCCTGAGCCAAACAATGCCATCTTCACTCAGAGGGTAATTACAGGAACAATGgctttattgttttctttcttttttatcatttttatagTGTTCATCTCCAGGAAGTGCTGCCCTCCCACACTAAGAAGAATTAGGCAGTGCTCAATGATTCAAAACCACAGGCAGCTCCGATCCCAAACGCGGCTGCATATGGCCAATATGTCAGACCAAGGACCCTATAACGAGTATGAACCCACCCACGAAGGACCCTTCATCATCATCAATGGCTACGGACAGTGCaagtgccagcagctgccctaTAAAGAATGTGAAGTATAA
- the LRRTM2 gene encoding leucine-rich repeat transmembrane neuronal protein 2 isoform X1, translating into MGLHFKWPLGARMLAALYAMSMVLKMLPALGMACPPKCRCEKLLFYCDSQGFHSVPNTTEKGSLGLSLRHNYISELERDQFASFSQLTWLHLDHNQIATVREDSFQGLYKLKELVLSSNKIFHLPNTTFSQLLNLQNLDLSFNQLSSLHPELFYGLRKLQTLHLRSNSLRTIPVRLFWDCRSLEFLDLSTNRLRSLARNGFAGLIKLRELHLEHNQLTKINFAHFLRLSSLHTLFLQWNKISNLTCGMEWTWGTLTKLDLTGNEIKAIDLTVFETMPNLKTLLMDNNKLTTLDSKILSSLTSLTTVGLSGNLWECSPKICALATWLSGFQGRWEHSILCHSPDHTQGEDILDAVYGFQLCWNLSTVVTPVATTSYTAPTTEYTKRISSSHFHVGDKEIPTTAGMVVTTEEQFPEPNNAIFTQRVITGTMALLFSFFFIIFIVFISRKCCPPTLRRIRQCSMIQNHRQLRSQTRLHMANMSDQGPYNEYEPTHEGPFIIINGYGQCKCQQLPYKECEV; encoded by the exons ATGG GCTTACATTTCAAGTGGCCATTAGGGGCTCGTATGCTGGCAGCACTATATGCAATGAGTatggttttaaaaatgctgcCTGCCTTGGGCATGGCTTGTCCACCAAAATGtcgctgtgagaagctgctctTTTACTGTGACTCTCAGGGGTTTCACTCAGTGCCAAACACCACTGAAAAGGGCTCGCTAGGTTTGTCACTGAGGCACAATTATATTTCTGAACTTGAAAGGGATCAATTTGCAAGCTTCAGTCAACTTACTTGGCTTCACTTAGATCATAATCAAATTGCAACAGTCAGAGAAGATTCTTTTCAAGGACTGTATAAACTTAAGGAATTAGTCTTAAGTTCCAACAAAATCTTTCATTTGCCAAACACAACTTTTAGCCAGCTGCTTAACCTGCAGAATTTGGACCTCTCTTTTAATCAGTTATCCTCTCTGCACCCCGAGCTCTTCTACGGCCTTCGCAAGCTACAGACCTTGCACTTGCGATCCAACTCCCTGCGGACCATCCCGGTCCGCCTGTTCTGGGACTGTCGTAGCCTGGAATTCCTGGATTTGAGCACAAACCGCTTGCGAAGTTTGGCTCGCAATGGATTTGCGGGATTAATCAAGCTGAGGGAGCTTCACCTAGAGCACAACCAGCTGACAAAGATTAATTTTGCTCACTTCCTCCGGCTGAGCAGCCTGCACACGCTCTTCTTGCAGTGGAACAAAATTAGCAACTTGACATGTGGGATGGAGTGGACCTGGGGCACCTTAACAAAGCTTGATTTGACTGGAAACGAAATCAAAGCCATCGACCTCACTGTCTTTGAAACTATGCCTAACCTTAAAACCCTCCTCATGGATAACAACAAGCTCACCACTCTGGATTCCAAGATCCTGAGCTCGCTGACATCCCTCACCACCGTGGGCCTCTCCGGCAATCTGTGGGAATGCAGCCCAAAGATCTGCGCCTTGGCCACATGGTTGAGTGGCTTCCAAGGTCGGTGGGAGCACTCCATCCTCTGCCACAGCCCCGACCACACCCAGGGAGAGGATATTCTGGATGCAGTGTATGGTTTTCAGCTTTGCTGGAATTTATCGACTGTGGTTACCCCCGTGGCTACGACGTCGTACACAGCTCCAACTACCGAGTACACGAAAAGAATAAGCTCTTCTCATTTCCATGTGGGAGACAAAGAGATTCCAACTACGGCGGGCATGGTCGTTACCACCGAAGAACAGTTCCCTGAGCCAAACAATGCCATCTTCACTCAGAGGGTAATTACAGGAACAATGgctttattgttttctttcttttttatcatttttatagTGTTCATCTCCAGGAAGTGCTGCCCTCCCACACTAAGAAGAATTAGGCAGTGCTCAATGATTCAAAACCACAGGCAGCTCCGATCCCAAACGCGGCTGCATATGGCCAATATGTCAGACCAAGGACCCTATAACGAGTATGAACCCACCCACGAAGGACCCTTCATCATCATCAATGGCTACGGACAGTGCaagtgccagcagctgccctaTAAAGAATGTGAAGTATAA
- the LRRTM2 gene encoding leucine-rich repeat transmembrane neuronal protein 2 isoform X3 — MHPPMYSKEWLFYGLRKLQTLHLRSNSLRTIPVRLFWDCRSLEFLDLSTNRLRSLARNGFAGLIKLRELHLEHNQLTKINFAHFLRLSSLHTLFLQWNKISNLTCGMEWTWGTLTKLDLTGNEIKAIDLTVFETMPNLKTLLMDNNKLTTLDSKILSSLTSLTTVGLSGNLWECSPKICALATWLSGFQGRWEHSILCHSPDHTQGEDILDAVYGFQLCWNLSTVVTPVATTSYTAPTTEYTKRISSSHFHVGDKEIPTTAGMVVTTEEQFPEPNNAIFTQRVITGTMALLFSFFFIIFIVFISRKCCPPTLRRIRQCSMIQNHRQLRSQTRLHMANMSDQGPYNEYEPTHEGPFIIINGYGQCKCQQLPYKECEV; from the exons ATGCACCCTCCAATGTACTCAAAAGAATGG CTCTTCTACGGCCTTCGCAAGCTACAGACCTTGCACTTGCGATCCAACTCCCTGCGGACCATCCCGGTCCGCCTGTTCTGGGACTGTCGTAGCCTGGAATTCCTGGATTTGAGCACAAACCGCTTGCGAAGTTTGGCTCGCAATGGATTTGCGGGATTAATCAAGCTGAGGGAGCTTCACCTAGAGCACAACCAGCTGACAAAGATTAATTTTGCTCACTTCCTCCGGCTGAGCAGCCTGCACACGCTCTTCTTGCAGTGGAACAAAATTAGCAACTTGACATGTGGGATGGAGTGGACCTGGGGCACCTTAACAAAGCTTGATTTGACTGGAAACGAAATCAAAGCCATCGACCTCACTGTCTTTGAAACTATGCCTAACCTTAAAACCCTCCTCATGGATAACAACAAGCTCACCACTCTGGATTCCAAGATCCTGAGCTCGCTGACATCCCTCACCACCGTGGGCCTCTCCGGCAATCTGTGGGAATGCAGCCCAAAGATCTGCGCCTTGGCCACATGGTTGAGTGGCTTCCAAGGTCGGTGGGAGCACTCCATCCTCTGCCACAGCCCCGACCACACCCAGGGAGAGGATATTCTGGATGCAGTGTATGGTTTTCAGCTTTGCTGGAATTTATCGACTGTGGTTACCCCCGTGGCTACGACGTCGTACACAGCTCCAACTACCGAGTACACGAAAAGAATAAGCTCTTCTCATTTCCATGTGGGAGACAAAGAGATTCCAACTACGGCGGGCATGGTCGTTACCACCGAAGAACAGTTCCCTGAGCCAAACAATGCCATCTTCACTCAGAGGGTAATTACAGGAACAATGgctttattgttttctttcttttttatcatttttatagTGTTCATCTCCAGGAAGTGCTGCCCTCCCACACTAAGAAGAATTAGGCAGTGCTCAATGATTCAAAACCACAGGCAGCTCCGATCCCAAACGCGGCTGCATATGGCCAATATGTCAGACCAAGGACCCTATAACGAGTATGAACCCACCCACGAAGGACCCTTCATCATCATCAATGGCTACGGACAGTGCaagtgccagcagctgccctaTAAAGAATGTGAAGTATAA